A region from the Aulosira sp. FACHB-615 genome encodes:
- a CDS encoding DUF4331 domain-containing protein — translation MKSPTTTNQKNWRNFSFANIKVLIGVSLLALGITVGWTTLTPKSVTASDHDDGEVDTKGRNLNLTDLYVFREQDQNPAARKDDLILVMNTNPRSLARQQYYFSTNALYEFKISRVTDRDATPTGREDVILRFQFDEPNSRGEQPFKLTVIADRYRSSDRGITTPLSVNPTNPTINNLYLRKTPVTVFAGLREDPFFFDVEQFFRVRAGALGIGPAVSFRPADQALDFAKGYNVNSIVVRIPRSLIAGNTNATVFDVWQTISFRNYAYGKFQQVERLGRPGINEGLVVTNDFLNAFNSIPPRADLSQAAAPVGAEARKTLKALGNSDQRADALLAAFLPDVMRIDTNVPSGYANALNAKGSPVAGRKLTDDVIDTTLSVLTNGAVTSDNVSYAGTPGNPSQGHQPLVSQFPYLALPN, via the coding sequence ATGAAAAGTCCAACAACGACCAATCAAAAAAATTGGCGAAACTTTAGTTTTGCTAATATCAAAGTTCTTATAGGTGTCAGTTTATTGGCTTTAGGTATAACAGTAGGTTGGACAACTTTAACACCAAAATCTGTAACCGCTTCTGACCACGATGATGGGGAAGTCGATACAAAAGGACGCAATTTAAATTTGACTGATTTATATGTCTTCCGTGAGCAAGACCAGAACCCAGCAGCGCGTAAAGATGATTTGATTTTAGTGATGAATACAAATCCGCGATCGCTGGCTCGGCAACAGTATTATTTTAGTACAAATGCTCTATACGAATTCAAAATTAGCCGGGTTACTGATCGAGATGCTACCCCTACGGGTCGAGAAGATGTGATTCTGCGCTTTCAATTTGATGAACCCAATAGCAGAGGCGAACAACCATTTAAATTGACTGTAATTGCTGATCGTTATAGAAGTAGCGATCGCGGAATCACGACTCCTTTAAGTGTTAATCCCACTAATCCTACTATTAACAACTTATATTTGCGTAAAACACCTGTCACTGTTTTTGCCGGACTGCGTGAAGACCCCTTTTTCTTTGATGTTGAACAGTTCTTCCGAGTGCGTGCAGGTGCTTTAGGTATTGGCCCAGCTGTGAGTTTTCGTCCTGCTGACCAAGCCCTTGACTTTGCCAAAGGCTATAACGTGAACTCCATTGTTGTCAGAATACCCCGTTCTCTAATCGCCGGAAATACCAACGCCACAGTATTTGATGTCTGGCAAACCATCTCATTTAGAAACTATGCTTATGGTAAATTCCAACAAGTTGAGCGTCTAGGAAGACCTGGAATTAACGAAGGTTTAGTAGTCACTAACGATTTTCTCAACGCCTTTAATAGCATTCCCCCAAGAGCCGATTTAAGCCAAGCCGCAGCACCCGTGGGAGCAGAAGCCAGGAAGACACTCAAAGCCTTGGGTAATAGTGACCAACGTGCTGATGCACTACTCGCAGCTTTTCTTCCCGATGTGATGCGAATAGATACTAATGTCCCCAGTGGTTATGCTAATGCTCTCAATGCTAAAGGCAGTCCTGTGGCTGGACGTAAGCTAACAGATGATGTCATTGATACTACACTTAGCGTTCTGACTAACGGTGCTGTGACTAGCGATAACGTATCCTATGCAGGGACTCCCGGCAACCCATCCCAAGGACATCAACCTTTAGTCTCGCAATTTCCTTACCTAGCGTTACCAAATTAA
- a CDS encoding NAD(P)H-quinone oxidoreductase subunit 4, with amino-acid sequence MNAMDFPWLTAIIALPLVAALAIPIIPDKEGKTVRWYGLGVAIADFALMIYAFWSSYDFQSSTYQFVEKYSWVPQIGLNWSLAVDGLSMPLILLTGLINTLAIFAAWKVTNKPRLFYGLMLVMYSAQLGVFLAQDLLLFFLMWEIELVPVYLLISIWGGAKRRYAATKFILYTAAASIFILVAGFAMAFSGDNFTFDIASLGMKQYPKAFELLVYAALLIAFGVKLPIFPLHTWLPDAHGEASAPGSMILAGVLLKMGGYALIRFNIEMLPNAHVYFAPVLAILGVVNIVYGACCAFAQTNLKRRLAYSSIAHMGFVLIGLASYTEVGISGAVLQMVSHGLIAASLFFLSGVTYERTHTLMMDKMGGIGKVMPRTFALYTAGAMASLALPGMSGFVGELMVFLGIATSDVYSSSFKIVVVLLSAVGVILTPIYLLSMLRQVFYGKQSEELHLDAVVPDVKPRELFITASLLLPIIGIGLYPKLVTQTYDVKTVEIATHARQVLPVVARQQPASLYSQIFTAPTLANAQVESLVNISK; translated from the coding sequence ATGAATGCTATGGATTTTCCCTGGCTAACTGCCATAATTGCCTTGCCCTTGGTGGCTGCCCTAGCCATCCCCATAATTCCAGACAAAGAAGGAAAAACAGTCCGTTGGTATGGTTTAGGTGTAGCGATCGCGGACTTTGCCTTAATGATTTATGCCTTTTGGAGTAGCTACGACTTCCAAAGTTCAACTTACCAATTCGTCGAAAAATACTCCTGGGTTCCCCAAATCGGTTTAAATTGGTCTTTAGCAGTTGATGGCTTATCGATGCCCCTCATCTTGTTAACAGGCTTAATCAATACCCTAGCAATCTTCGCGGCTTGGAAAGTAACCAACAAGCCGCGATTGTTTTATGGGTTGATGTTGGTGATGTACAGCGCCCAGTTGGGTGTGTTTCTTGCCCAAGACTTGCTCTTGTTCTTCCTGATGTGGGAAATCGAGCTAGTTCCTGTATACCTGCTGATTTCAATTTGGGGTGGTGCTAAACGCCGTTACGCTGCTACCAAATTTATTCTCTATACTGCTGCTGCTTCCATATTTATTCTTGTAGCCGGTTTTGCGATGGCTTTCTCTGGTGACAACTTCACCTTTGACATCGCATCTCTGGGAATGAAACAATATCCTAAAGCTTTTGAATTATTAGTTTACGCTGCTTTATTAATTGCCTTTGGTGTGAAGTTGCCTATCTTCCCCTTACACACCTGGCTACCCGATGCTCATGGTGAAGCATCCGCACCTGGTTCCATGATTTTGGCTGGTGTGTTGTTGAAGATGGGTGGTTATGCCTTAATTCGCTTCAACATCGAAATGTTACCTAACGCTCATGTTTACTTTGCTCCAGTTTTAGCAATCTTAGGTGTAGTCAATATTGTTTACGGTGCTTGCTGCGCCTTTGCTCAAACCAACCTCAAACGCCGCTTGGCTTACTCTTCAATTGCCCACATGGGGTTTGTGCTGATTGGTTTAGCTTCCTACACAGAAGTGGGTATCAGTGGAGCCGTGTTACAAATGGTTTCCCACGGTTTGATTGCTGCTAGTTTATTCTTCTTATCTGGTGTAACTTACGAACGCACCCACACCTTAATGATGGATAAAATGGGTGGCATTGGTAAGGTAATGCCGAGAACCTTCGCTTTGTATACTGCTGGTGCAATGGCTTCTCTGGCTTTGCCCGGAATGAGTGGTTTCGTCGGCGAATTGATGGTGTTTCTCGGTATTGCTACCAGTGATGTTTACAGTTCCAGCTTCAAGATTGTAGTTGTACTTCTGTCCGCAGTCGGTGTGATTTTGACACCAATCTACTTGCTGTCTATGCTGCGTCAAGTGTTCTACGGTAAGCAAAGTGAAGAGTTACATCTAGATGCTGTAGTTCCTGATGTTAAACCTCGTGAGTTGTTTATCACTGCTTCTCTGTTACTTCCCATCATCGGTATTGGTTTGTATCCCAAACTAGTAACGCAGACTTATGATGTGAAAACAGTAGAAATTGCAACTCACGCTCGTCAAGTTCTACCTGTTGTAGCTCGTCAACAACCAGCAAGCCTTTACTCTCAAATTTTTACTGCGCCAACTTTAGCTAATGCTCAAGTGGAAAGTTTAGTTAATATTTCAAAGTAA
- the thrB gene encoding homoserine kinase: MSVISSVTVNVPATTANLGPGFDCIGAALTLCNQFKFTRLDEGGLTIHVTGAEAERVQTDESNLLYQAFLKLYQYIDQTPPPVKIEIGLGVPLARGLGSSATAIVGGLVAANQLAGEPLSQVQVMELAIAMEGHPDNVVPALIGGCRLAATSETGWEICDVPWDEKIVPVVAIPNFELSTSEARRVLPTEFSRADAIFNTAHLGLLLRGLETGKGEWLRAALQDKLHQPYRKALIPGYDAVNAAAVAAGAFGMVISGAGPTLLALADAAHSQAVELAMASAWKDAGIDAEVRSLALDTQGATIL, translated from the coding sequence ATGTCTGTTATTTCTTCTGTTACGGTTAATGTCCCCGCTACAACTGCGAATTTGGGGCCGGGTTTTGATTGCATCGGTGCAGCTTTGACGCTGTGTAACCAGTTTAAGTTTACACGCCTAGATGAAGGTGGTTTAACTATTCATGTCACAGGTGCAGAAGCCGAACGAGTGCAAACTGATGAGAGTAATTTACTTTATCAGGCGTTTTTGAAGTTATATCAATATATAGATCAGACTCCACCGCCTGTGAAAATTGAGATTGGTTTAGGTGTACCTCTAGCGCGGGGTTTGGGTAGTTCAGCGACGGCAATTGTTGGTGGTTTGGTGGCGGCGAATCAACTGGCGGGTGAGCCTTTGTCTCAGGTGCAGGTGATGGAGTTGGCGATCGCAATGGAAGGACATCCTGATAATGTAGTTCCAGCATTAATCGGCGGATGTCGTCTGGCGGCTACTAGTGAAACTGGTTGGGAAATTTGTGATGTACCTTGGGATGAAAAGATTGTCCCAGTTGTGGCGATTCCCAATTTTGAACTCTCCACCTCAGAAGCGCGGCGGGTTTTACCTACTGAATTTAGTCGTGCAGATGCAATTTTCAATACTGCCCATTTAGGATTATTGTTACGCGGTTTGGAAACTGGCAAAGGAGAATGGTTAAGGGCTGCTTTACAAGATAAGTTGCATCAGCCTTACCGTAAAGCTTTGATTCCTGGTTACGATGCGGTAAATGCGGCGGCGGTGGCGGCTGGTGCATTCGGTATGGTGATTAGTGGCGCAGGTCCGACATTGTTGGCTTTGGCGGATGCGGCACATTCTCAAGCTGTAGAATTGGCAATGGCTTCTGCTTGGAAAGACGCAGGTATTGATGCCGAAGTGCGATCGCTTGCTTTAGACACCCAAGGCGCAACAATTTTATGA
- a CDS encoding XisI protein, whose protein sequence is MDRLETYQNIIRNILKSYLNISYANADIRNRAAFDSENDEYLIISEGWNDKQHLHSCLIHIEIINGKVWIQCDNTEDGIANELVQAGIPKEDIVLGFHEPDVRQYTGFAIA, encoded by the coding sequence ATGGATAGACTAGAAACTTACCAAAATATAATCCGTAACATACTCAAATCATATCTGAACATTTCTTACGCCAATGCTGATATTCGTAATCGAGCAGCATTTGATTCAGAAAATGACGAGTATTTGATTATTTCTGAAGGTTGGAACGATAAACAACACCTCCACAGTTGTTTAATTCATATTGAAATTATTAACGGTAAAGTTTGGATTCAGTGCGATAATACCGAAGATGGTATTGCAAACGAACTTGTGCAAGCTGGTATCCCTAAAGAAGATATTGTTTTAGGATTTCATGAGCCTGATGTTAGGCAATATACAGGATTTGCCATTGCTTAA
- a CDS encoding XisH family protein encodes MPAKDIYHDCVKNALIKDGWQITHDPLSLKIGKKDIFIDLAAEKLLAAEKQGKKIAVEIKSFVGMSEVEDLKNALGQYILYEKILQRLESERILYLAIRDTVFNKIFAEEIGKILLEDNTVKLIVFDSQVEAITTWID; translated from the coding sequence ATGCCAGCCAAAGACATTTATCATGATTGTGTAAAAAACGCCCTTATTAAAGATGGGTGGCAGATTACTCATGACCCACTTAGCCTGAAAATTGGCAAGAAAGATATTTTTATTGACTTAGCAGCAGAAAAACTTTTGGCAGCAGAAAAACAGGGAAAAAAGATAGCTGTAGAGATAAAAAGTTTTGTTGGTATGTCGGAAGTAGAAGACCTCAAAAATGCTCTCGGTCAATACATTTTGTATGAAAAAATTTTGCAACGTCTTGAATCAGAGAGAATTCTTTATTTAGCTATTCGTGACACAGTATTTAACAAAATTTTTGCAGAAGAAATTGGCAAAATTTTATTGGAAGACAATACCGTAAAACTGATTGTATTCGACTCACAAGTGGAGGCAATTACCACATGGATAGACTAG
- the thrS gene encoding threonine--tRNA ligase: protein MVQQPMSPNQNLHQAEQPEKISLPRTSESETLKKIRHTTSHVMAMAVQKLFPKAQVTIGPWIENGFYYDFDSPEPFTDKDLKAIQKEMAKIINRKLPVIREEVSREEAERRIQAINEPYKLEILADLKEPITIYHLGDQWWDLCAGPHVENTQELNPKAIDLESVAGAYWRGDETKAQLQRIYGTAWETPEQLAEYKRRKEEAQRRDHRKLGKELGLFIFSDLVGPGLPLWTPKGTLLRSILEDFLKQEQLKRGYLPVVTPHIARVDLFKTSGHWQKYKEDMFPLMAEDEAAAALEQGFVMKPMNCPFHIQIYKSELRSYRELPMRLAEFGTVYRYEQSGELGGLTRVRGFTVDDSHLFVTPEQLDSEFLNVVDLILSVFNKLQLKNFKARLSFRDPASDKYIGGDEVWDKAEGAIRRAVQQLGMEHFEGIGEAAFYGPKLDFIFKDALEREWQLGTVQVDYNLPERFDLEYVAEDGSRKRPVMIHRAPFGSLERLIGILIEEYAGDFPLWLAPVQIRLLSVSDAQLEFAKSVVAKMLTLGIRAEVDTSGDRLGKLIRNAEKDKIPVMAVVGAKEVETNSLSIRTRASGELGAISVDEVVQKLKDAIANFDNF from the coding sequence ATGGTTCAGCAGCCAATGTCGCCTAATCAAAATCTGCATCAAGCAGAACAACCAGAAAAAATTTCTTTACCCCGTACCAGCGAATCAGAGACTTTAAAAAAGATTCGCCACACAACTTCTCATGTGATGGCAATGGCAGTGCAGAAGCTGTTTCCCAAGGCGCAAGTTACAATCGGCCCCTGGATTGAAAATGGATTTTATTACGATTTTGACAGTCCAGAGCCATTTACTGACAAAGACCTCAAAGCCATCCAAAAAGAGATGGCGAAGATTATTAATCGCAAATTGCCAGTAATTAGAGAAGAAGTCAGCCGGGAAGAAGCCGAACGCCGCATTCAGGCAATCAACGAGCCTTATAAATTAGAAATTCTGGCAGATTTAAAAGAACCGATTACTATTTATCACTTGGGTGATCAATGGTGGGATTTGTGCGCCGGGCCTCACGTTGAAAATACTCAAGAATTAAACCCCAAAGCCATTGATTTAGAAAGCGTTGCGGGTGCATATTGGCGTGGGGATGAAACCAAAGCGCAACTACAGCGCATTTACGGTACTGCTTGGGAAACTCCCGAACAACTAGCTGAATACAAGCGCCGCAAAGAAGAAGCACAGCGCCGTGACCATCGCAAACTCGGTAAAGAATTGGGTTTATTTATCTTCTCCGACTTAGTGGGGCCGGGTTTACCTTTATGGACTCCCAAAGGCACTTTATTGCGGAGTATCTTAGAAGACTTCCTCAAGCAAGAACAACTCAAGCGTGGATATTTACCTGTGGTGACTCCCCACATTGCGAGGGTGGATTTATTTAAAACTTCCGGTCACTGGCAAAAGTATAAAGAAGATATGTTTCCCTTAATGGCTGAGGATGAAGCCGCCGCAGCACTTGAGCAAGGCTTTGTCATGAAGCCAATGAACTGTCCCTTCCACATCCAAATATATAAGAGTGAATTACGCTCTTATCGGGAACTACCGATGCGCTTGGCTGAGTTTGGCACGGTCTACCGCTATGAACAGTCAGGGGAATTAGGCGGTTTAACCAGAGTGCGCGGTTTTACTGTGGATGACTCACACTTGTTTGTCACCCCAGAACAACTCGATAGCGAATTCCTGAACGTGGTGGATTTGATTTTATCGGTGTTCAATAAACTACAACTGAAGAACTTTAAAGCCAGATTGAGTTTCCGTGACCCTGCTAGTGATAAATATATTGGTGGCGATGAGGTTTGGGATAAAGCCGAAGGTGCAATTCGCCGCGCTGTTCAACAGCTAGGAATGGAACATTTTGAAGGTATTGGGGAAGCTGCATTTTATGGGCCGAAGCTTGACTTTATCTTTAAAGATGCGTTGGAAAGAGAATGGCAATTAGGGACTGTGCAAGTTGACTATAACTTACCAGAACGCTTTGATTTAGAGTACGTTGCTGAAGATGGTTCGCGCAAACGTCCGGTGATGATTCACCGCGCACCGTTCGGTTCCTTAGAACGACTGATTGGGATATTAATTGAAGAGTATGCAGGTGATTTCCCCTTGTGGTTAGCACCTGTGCAAATCCGATTGCTATCTGTCAGTGATGCACAGCTAGAGTTTGCGAAATCTGTAGTAGCGAAAATGCTGACCTTGGGTATCCGTGCCGAAGTTGACACCAGTGGCGATCGCTTGGGTAAATTAATCCGCAACGCCGAAAAAGATAAAATACCAGTAATGGCAGTGGTAGGTGCAAAAGAAGTTGAAACCAACTCCTTAAGCATCCGTACCCGTGCTTCTGGGGAATTAGGCGCAATTTCTGTAGATGAAGTGGTGCAGAAATTGAAAGATGCGATCGCTAATTTCGATAACTTCTAG
- a CDS encoding DUF2605 domain-containing protein gives MQDSNLPGTELLKTVLEPLLEDFDYWFGRSRHLLETEQLSFMSHQEQSNLLLRVKQAQTELNTAKMLFAATDKQVGLDMTTLAPWHQLVTECWNVGMRFHQEKEKS, from the coding sequence ATGCAAGACTCAAATTTACCAGGGACTGAGTTGCTGAAAACGGTCTTAGAGCCTTTGTTAGAAGACTTTGACTATTGGTTTGGGCGATCGCGCCACCTTTTAGAAACTGAGCAACTCTCATTTATGAGTCATCAAGAACAATCTAACCTGCTGTTACGAGTCAAGCAAGCACAAACAGAACTAAACACAGCAAAAATGCTATTTGCAGCCACTGATAAACAAGTCGGATTGGATATGACAACCTTAGCGCCTTGGCATCAATTGGTTACAGAATGTTGGAATGTAGGGATGCGCTTTCATCAAGAAAAAGAAAAGTCATAG
- a CDS encoding DUF2973 domain-containing protein translates to MLHLLYILAFTILACIAVANLIRNLVMFSFIDRERNYQAKPSANRNYRSGRQSVPHPELLDSNGNIIKEPLLVMRSINVEDARQQLDAIYEASPGQKSENHEK, encoded by the coding sequence ATGTTGCACCTACTTTATATTCTTGCTTTTACGATTTTGGCTTGTATTGCAGTGGCGAACTTAATTCGCAACTTAGTTATGTTTAGTTTTATTGACAGAGAGCGAAATTATCAAGCCAAACCTTCAGCAAATCGAAATTATCGTTCAGGGAGACAATCAGTACCCCATCCAGAATTATTAGATAGCAATGGCAACATCATTAAAGAACCATTATTAGTTATGCGTTCCATTAATGTTGAAGATGCTAGACAACAACTAGATGCAATTTATGAAGCTTCTCCAGGACAAAAGAGTGAAAATCATGAAAAGTAG
- a CDS encoding amylo-alpha-1,6-glucosidase, which produces MTPDLLITQDKISLDGKTFIPAEQLPMSEWPCVVSERPQPTLTVKDDDLFLVTDTIGNISGCSLNDGNPSMGLFCCDTRFLNRLELQIEGRSPTLLSSTAEKGFSLSILCTNPRIDDRLKADSIGIRREIVLNGALFEEIEISNYSTTTVSFELSISFDADFVDLFEVRGYERPQRGKLLRLVEPIHEDAAQFNGDGAVPVSPHPEAQKAEFLTLAYQGLDGLIMESRIHFQHYLPDHFKGYTAVWRLELASHETQKIGYRINLFTNNTSSSTVSAAFTLGQAKAAEMMEEQNWVQQITRISSDKSTLNHIINRAEQDMYLLRQSFGKYKTVSAGVPWFSALFGRDSIITASQTLILNSQIAKETLQLLAAYQGKTEDEWREEEPGKILHELRLGEMARCQEIPHTPYYGTVDATPLWLMLYGEYYIWTNDHETLEQLWPNALAAMEWIDRNLQATGYLSYYRKSKRGLANQGWKDSGDCIVDRKGDLANGTIALCEVQAYVYSAKIRLAEIARMKKRLDLADRWQEEAKNLKLRFNQDFWIEDQDFCALALDGEGKQVDSVTSNPGHCLQLGIFTPEKAYSVAERLRAPDMFNGWGIRTLSSLSPAYNPMGYHTGSVWPHDNSLIATGLRSLGLIDQALELFQGILDMTNHQPYQRPPELFCGYERNGDNAPVQYPVACTPQAWATGSVFQMLQMIVNLVPDAQNNCLRIIDPALPESINQLSFHNLRVGTTILDLEFERSGNTTACRVAKKRGNLRVVIEA; this is translated from the coding sequence ATGACACCGGATTTGCTAATCACCCAAGATAAAATTTCATTGGACGGCAAGACTTTTATCCCCGCAGAACAATTACCTATGTCAGAGTGGCCTTGTGTGGTAAGTGAACGACCACAACCCACGCTGACGGTAAAAGATGATGATTTATTCTTAGTTACAGATACAATAGGGAACATTTCAGGCTGTTCTCTGAATGATGGCAACCCCAGTATGGGATTGTTTTGTTGTGATACGCGATTTCTCAACCGTTTAGAATTGCAAATTGAAGGGCGATCGCCTACACTCCTAAGCAGCACAGCAGAAAAGGGATTTTCTCTTTCGATTTTGTGTACTAATCCCAGAATTGACGATCGCCTCAAAGCTGATAGTATAGGCATCCGCCGCGAAATCGTCCTCAATGGCGCACTATTTGAAGAAATCGAAATATCTAACTACAGCACCACTACTGTCAGCTTTGAACTCAGCATCAGCTTTGATGCTGATTTTGTTGATTTGTTTGAAGTGCGGGGTTATGAACGACCCCAACGAGGTAAACTTCTACGTCTAGTAGAACCAATACACGAAGACGCAGCCCAATTTAATGGTGATGGTGCTGTACCTGTATCACCTCACCCAGAAGCCCAGAAAGCCGAATTCTTAACCTTAGCTTATCAAGGTCTGGATGGCTTAATCATGGAATCGCGTATTCATTTCCAGCATTACCTACCAGATCACTTTAAAGGTTACACAGCCGTTTGGCGTTTAGAGTTAGCCTCTCATGAAACTCAAAAAATTGGCTATCGGATTAATTTGTTCACTAACAATACTTCCAGTTCTACCGTCAGTGCTGCTTTTACTCTAGGACAAGCTAAAGCCGCAGAAATGATGGAAGAACAAAATTGGGTACAACAAATTACCCGCATTAGTTCCGATAAAAGTACACTCAATCACATCATTAACCGCGCTGAACAAGATATGTACTTGTTACGCCAGTCCTTCGGCAAGTACAAGACAGTTTCTGCGGGCGTACCTTGGTTTTCGGCGTTGTTCGGCCGAGATTCGATTATTACGGCTTCCCAAACCTTAATCTTAAACTCGCAAATCGCCAAAGAAACTTTGCAACTATTAGCCGCTTACCAAGGTAAAACCGAGGACGAATGGCGCGAAGAAGAACCAGGTAAAATTCTGCACGAGTTACGCTTGGGTGAAATGGCGCGTTGTCAAGAAATTCCCCACACACCTTATTACGGTACAGTTGATGCTACGCCTTTGTGGTTGATGCTGTATGGTGAATACTACATTTGGACTAATGACCACGAAACCTTAGAACAGCTTTGGCCAAATGCTTTAGCCGCAATGGAATGGATTGACCGCAACTTGCAAGCAACTGGCTATTTGAGTTACTATCGCAAATCAAAACGCGGTTTAGCTAATCAAGGTTGGAAAGACTCTGGCGACTGTATTGTTGACCGTAAAGGAGATTTGGCTAACGGGACTATTGCTTTGTGTGAAGTCCAAGCTTATGTTTATTCCGCTAAAATCCGTTTGGCTGAAATTGCCCGAATGAAGAAGCGGTTAGATTTAGCAGACCGTTGGCAAGAAGAAGCCAAAAATTTGAAGTTGCGGTTTAATCAAGACTTTTGGATAGAAGACCAAGATTTTTGTGCTTTAGCTTTGGATGGCGAAGGTAAACAGGTAGATAGTGTGACATCTAACCCTGGTCATTGTTTACAGTTGGGCATCTTTACCCCAGAAAAAGCCTATAGTGTGGCGGAAAGGTTACGCGCCCCCGATATGTTTAATGGTTGGGGGATTCGGACTTTAAGCAGTTTATCGCCAGCATACAATCCAATGGGTTATCACACTGGTTCAGTGTGGCCTCATGATAACTCTTTAATTGCAACGGGTTTGCGATCGCTCGGTTTAATCGATCAAGCCTTGGAACTTTTTCAAGGTATACTCGACATGACTAATCACCAGCCTTATCAACGTCCTCCAGAACTGTTTTGCGGCTACGAACGCAATGGTGATAACGCCCCTGTACAATATCCTGTGGCTTGTACACCACAAGCTTGGGCTACAGGTAGCGTGTTTCAAATGCTACAAATGATTGTCAATTTAGTCCCAGACGCGCAAAATAACTGCCTACGAATAATCGACCCCGCTTTACCAGAGTCGATTAATCAACTGTCATTTCACAATTTACGAGTTGGTACAACAATTCTTGATTTGGAGTTTGAGCGTTCTGGTAATACTACTGCCTGCCGCGTAGCAAAAAAACGCGGTAATCTCCGCGTAGTTATCGAAGCTTAA